The genomic DNA GCCGCCGTCCTTGCTCTTCTTGTCGGGCTTGGCCAGATCGGTTTCAGTCGAGAGGACGCCCTCGCTGACGCCGCCCGCAGTTGCGACGTTCATTCCGGCGGTGGACGCCAGCACGTTCGATGCGCTGGCCTCGCCGATCTGCTGGTTGAGGTTGCTCTGGTCAGTGAACTGGACTGCTGTCGCAGTACTGTTCTCGCCAACCGCGATAGCGACGGCGCCACGCTGTTCGTTGAGGTTCGCCTGGTCGACATCCTGTTGTTGCGTGACGAGTGCCTCAGCGCTCTGTCCCGTGGATAGACCGCTATCGCCAGACTTGTCCTTCTTGTGACCGAATTGACCGTCACCGAGGTAGACGTTGGACGCGTTGGCGACCCCTTGCTGCAGGTTCTCGTTGCGCTGGTACGACTGCTGGACTGCGGTCGCGTCGCTGTCGTTGACGGCCATGGCGAACGCAGTGCTCTGGTTGTTGTAGTTCACCTGCCCGACGTCCTGTGACTGATCTACAGCTGCGAGGGCCTCCTGAGTGATCGTCTCGTCATCACCCTTCTTGTCTTTGACGCCCCAGCCGTCGAATTGCTGGTCACCACTGTTGCCAATGATTATATTGACGCTACCGACGTTGTCGAACTGCGTTTTTTCGCTCCCCAGGATATTCTCGGCAGTGGCTGAACCGCGCTGCTCGTTGTCGTTGTACTGGTTCGCCTCTTGGATGGCGGTCGCTTCGCCACCATCGATCGAAACGGACACGGCAGAGCCCTGCTCGTTGATATTGACCTGATCGACATCCTGGTACTGGATGACGTCAGCCGCGGACTCGGCTGAATCGCCCGCGTGCGTATCAACGTATTCTTCGAGCGATTGGTTACTGAGATCAGCACCGAAGACCAGATACAGCTCCTCGCCGTTCTCGAGCGTGTATACTGGTCTGTCAGTGGAGTCGTTGTTGCTGCCTGCGGTGGCTGCCGGGACACCAGCTCCCATCATCGCCAAGGCTACCATACAGGCCATAAGGACTGTCGTAGCTCGTGACCGTCTTGTCGTATTGCTTGTCATGGTTCGTTTGATCTATGCCGTGAGAGTCCTTTGTTTCCGCATCTCCACGGCGCAAACCACCCTTCCCGGATGATAGACATTGTTATTGATCAGTTGTCGATGGGATGAAGGAGTCTACTCAACCGAAGACAGGTGCTAAAGACCGAAACCAAGACCTTCGGACCCGAATAGATACTGAGTCATGTTTCCACATTACAAGATCCAATAATGGCGCTCAGACCGTTTCAGCAGGAAATTCTGACTGTTTCAATAATAGAGCTCAGTTAGGAAGGATGAAAGGCGGTATTTCGGTACAAAACGGGGGCGGGACGACAAGAGAAAACAGTGAGGAAATATCAAAATAGATCCCAAATATCAACGACAAGTGCTCTCCCGCAGGTGATGTATGCCTATCCTCCTCAGCGTAGTCCCGATTTCGTATCTAGCAATCCCATGATTCGGCTTGAAACCGTTTCTGGGGTTGAAATAGGTCTCCGTACTGTCCACCGACTGGGCAACGCGCCGCGAACGGGAGGCTAATAGGAGCTGGCGTGGCTCATCTGTGCAGAGCCGTGGCTCTGCGATGGCGGCCAGCCCTGTTCCACAGGCTCCCGCTTCGCTGACGCGTGCCTAATAAACTATGAAACGAACAATCACAATCGCACTGGCGGTAGCGATGATCGCGAGCATCGCTCTCGCTGGAACGGCAGCAGCTGGTGGCGCAGATCACGGTGACCATGGCGGTGCCGGAGATATCTCGCTTCAGGATGCAGACACACGCGTTGTCCAGGACAGTCAAGGACGACAGGTCAACATAAATGACCAAGACGCAGCGGTCTACCAGAACGGCACTGCGTCCGTCGAAGGTGGTGACGGTGGTGCCGTCACTGTCTCCGTCAGCGAGAATGCGACGGGAGACGTTTTCGCACCTGGCAGTGGATCTCGCAACGCCGAGACTCAGGGTCAGAGTGTGCCCGGCATGCCCTTCGATGGTCAGGCCACAGAGAACGGTACGACGATTACCGTTGATAGCAGCGGCGGCTCGGTTGACAACGCCTCGGCCACCGTGAACAACGACGCTCAAGTGATCCAGCGTGCCGACCAGAGTAACAACAAGGAGCAGGTCGCTAACGCTGCAGCAGCTAACCTCCGCAACCTGGCCATCTTCGGCTAAGTTCGTACAATTAAATCTTTTTTGGCGTAGACGTAGAGCCTAGCTGCAAAGCTCCGCGTAATGGCTGATCCGGCTGCACTCGGTAGTTTCATGAATTTTTATGTTCTGGCTTACAAGGTCGGCTCACTGTGGACAAAAGGACGGTTATATTTCTGTGGGTCGCAGACCGCAGGGAGCATACCCTCGCTCAGACGGTTATGGCTGCGACTCGGCAGACATAGTACACGCCTGCTCCCGCTCACCCAGCGTCAGTCTCCCAGCAGTAGCCGCTGAGCCGCTGGAGGATGTGCTTGAACGCTCCCGATTATGTCGGTACTAGGCTGATCGACAAACGAAATGATCCAAGAGCACTCAGTGGAACTCTAGCAGATTTCCATGGCCGCGTCCACGACATACGATCTAGTGATCGACAATGGAGACAAGGAAGGCCTTGCTGGGGTAACCTCTCCGAGGCTGTTCTTGGCTACTATAAGCCGATGTCTCTCTGGTGATTTACGTGTAGAGAAGATCCGATAGAAAGTTTCCTAGTATATCTGAATTTTTACTCTTGTCCTCTATTCTTGCCGAGAGTGGTATGCGTACATTTTAAACACAGGTAGCGCTACCACGGCTCCGCATCACCGTGATATCTATCGTCTCATGAGGAGTTCAGCTGTTGCGCTGATCAAAGGCAAGGAGGACACGGCCATGTTTCGACCGGACACCGCCACGACCGATGTGGAGAGTGCAACCACGAACGAGGCAGGCTTTGGTTCAGTCATCTCTCTTGTACACGGTCCCTCCTGTGTACAGCGGAGGAGAGGGTACTATCAGGACGGCAAGCTAATCTGAACACCATACCTTCCACCGAGTTTCTTACCCCCGCGGTGGTGGGCATGGAACTGCCTGTCGTGACAGGAAACAGCCTGGGTTCTCCTGATGAAACCCCTTACACGATTAGCGTACTTGAGCGCTACAAGCTGGAATCCTTGTAGAGGGTGGCTGTAGAGTTATCGTCTCGCGTATCCCTGCCCTGTGGGATGCGGTTTTCACTTAAAGCTACGGAACTTTTCTATTGAACCTGAAATCGGGAGAAACGATGATTTCTGTTTAATAACCTCTCTGTAAGTCTGTAACTCACCCGCCATCAGGACGGGTGGTTTACGAACAATGCGAAAGGACGCTAAACAAGAGGACGAGAAGAGAATTGATATCAATCGTCGCGACGTGATGAAGGCGGCTGGTGGGGCTGTCGTCGCAGGAGGAACACTTGGGGCAGTAAGTGGAACAGCAGTAGCGCAAACTTCGTGTTTGACCGACTGTCAAACTATAAATATCGAAACGTTCAACAGCGCAAATTACAGAACGTACAATCTTGATTGTGGTGGGTCGTTCACGGTCAACGACGCCGGAAAAGGATGCATCTCGATATCGACGGGCAGCAACACGTGCATGAAGAGGGTACGGCTAAAGGGTGGGCAGGAAGAGGTAACGTTTACTTGCCCGGAGGTAAATACCCAGAGTGAGTTTTGCCTGCCTGTACGCGAACAGGGCGGCCGCCCCGACATCAGCAACGCGACGTTCGAGGCCTGTTGTCTGAGTTCGACATTCGTAAACAGCTTCGACCTGTCTTGCTCGGGCGTCTCGTTCTCGGCGTGTGCGTGTCCGGGGTCGACCGCCAGTCTGACCGTGGCGGACGCAACTGGAACGCTTGTGAACCAGACCTACACGGCGGACTGTGAAGGGGTCGTCAGCGGGAGTGAATCGTTCGACGCAACCGGAGCGACGACCGCGACACTCACGCTCCGCGGAGAGGCGTTTACCGAAGGGCCGATAAATTGTGGTGACGGCGGTGACGGCGGTGGCGATGGTAAACCTGGTGAGATCGGCGAGAACGTCGAAGTGAACGTCGATGCAAGCGGTGGCTCGGCTGCGGAGTCCACTGCCTCTGCGGAGAACGACGTAACAGTCAACCAGGCGGCTAATCAGAGAAATGACGGGCGTCAAGCCACTACTACTGAAGCGAAGGCTACTGAGACGACCTCGACCGCTGGCTCGCGGACGCTCAAAGACTACCTCAACGGCCTCCTCTTCGACTGACACCTACAGGAGACGCACATCTACTGGATAGCGTCACCCCCCGCAGTCTCTTCCCCTTCTCAAATTAAACGCGGTAGTAGTAATACAGCTTAGTTACTTCCTCATCCGCGATAAATAGCCGTTTCAGCCTGCCGGATCACCTCGCGAACTGTCAGACCGCTCTCTCGAGCCACCTCCTTCGCGTCGTCGTACTCCGCACTCACGTCGTACATCTCTCCTGCCGAATCACTCGCGATTTTCACGGTCACGTCGTACTCGTTGCCGTCGAGCTCGAGCGTCACCGTCTCGAACTCCCGATTCGCGATCCATCGGTGGGTCGCCCCTGCATCACGCACACCCAATGTCCCGGTCTCCTCGGCCAGCGCTCGAGCAACCCGCTTTCGGTCTTCGGGTTTGCAGATGACCTTCACGAGGTGGCCGGGGCGAGACTTCTTCATGGTCGCAGGCATGATCGACACGTCTCGCGCGCCCGCGTCTGCGAGCGTCTCCTGGAGGCCGCCCAGCACTTCGGGCGTCGCGTCGTCGAGGTTGGTCTCGAGAACCGCGATATCGTCTTTGACGAGCCCGCCGCGGTCCTCGCCCGTGCCGACCAGCACTCGAAGCACGTTCGGGTGTGGATCGAGGTCATAGCCACCCGCGCCGTAGCCGGATTCCTCGAGCGAGAGCGTCGGCAGCGTTTCGATACCGTCGGCAATGTGGCCCAGAATCGCTGCACCGGTCGGCGTCAGCAGTTCGGCGTCGACCGGGCCACCGCGGAGCGACCAGTCGGAACGCTCGGCGATTTCGACGACCGCCGGCGCGGGAATGGGATACTCGCCGTGGCTCATCGACACCGTGCCGTCGCCGGTCGAAATCGGCGTGGTAACGATTCGATCGGGCTCGAGATCGTGGACCAGCGCCGCGGCCCCGACGACATCCGCGATCGCGTCGTCGGCGCCGACCTCGTGGAAGTGAATCGACTCGAGATCCTCGCCATGGACGCCCGCCTCGGCTTCGCCGAGGAGTTCGAAGATCGCGAGCGCGTCGCGTTCGATCGCCGGCTCGAGGTCCATCTCGGTGACGATCTCGCAGACCTCGCGATAGCTGCGGTGGGGGCCGTGTCCTTCGGCGTGGACGCCGTCGTGGCTGTGGTCGTGGTCGTGGCTGTGATCGTGACTGTGGCCGTGGTCGTGCTCATGGCTATCGTCGTCGCCGTGATCGTGACTCGAGTCACCATGAGCGTGGTCGTGGTCCGCTTCCTCGTGGTCGTGGTCCGCTTCCTCGTGGTCGTGGTCCGCTTCCTCGTGGTCGTGGTCCGCTTCCTCGTGGTCGTGGTCCGCTTCCTCGTGGTCGTGGCCGTCGTGTAGGTCGTCGTCCGCCAGGAGCACGTCGACCGACGTCGCGGCGATGCCGCTTTTGTCGACGGTGTCGATCTCATATTCGACCTCGAGGGCGTCAGTCACGGACTCCAAGACAGCAGGATCGGCACCGGCGTCGAGGAGGGCGGCGAGGATCATATCACCGCTCGCACCCATCCGGCCATCGAAAGCGAGAACGCGCATGTTCATACTCCGGATGGGAAGCGAGAAAAAGCCATCTCTCCGGCCGGTCGGCACGCTGTCGGTAGGGCCAAAACCCACCGAGGCCGGTACATCTTTGTAGCGTCCGGTCCCAAGTATCTATGGTACAGACTAGCACATAGATGTGGGGTAACACAAAACCTATCCGATCACGTGTCGGAGACATTAACATCGCCGTCCATCCCTAAACCATGAACGAAGTCCAACTCGAGGTCGCGAAGGCGTACCCGAACGATTCGGGTCGTGGTATCGCCCGACTCGACCCGGACACGCTGTTACATTTGAAGCTCAGTCCGGGCGACATCATCGAAATCGAAGGTGCAGACACCACCGCCGCAAAGGTCTGGCGTGCAGACCGGCAGGACTGGAACACCGATACCGTCCGTATCGACGGGTTCACCCGCCAGAACGCAGACGTCGGTATCGGCGAGCGCGTGACGATCCGCAAAGCCGAGGCAACGAAAGCCGACAAGCTGACCTTGGCCCCACCGGAGGAGGCGTCGGTCCAGTTCGGCTCCGACGCCGCCGGCATGGTCAAACGCCAGATCCTCAAGCGACCGGTCGTCGGTCGCGACATCGTCCCCGTCATGAGCTCGACGAACCACCCGTTCATGCGCTCGCCGGGGCAGGCGATCCCGCTGATCGCCGTCGAAACCGAACCCGAGGGCGTCGTCCTCATCACCGAGGACACCGACGTCGAACTCCGCGAGGAACCCATTTCGGGCTTCGAGAAGACCGGCGGCGGGATCACCTACGAGGACATCGGTGGCCTGCAAAACGAGATCCAGCGGGTCCGGGAGATGGTCGAACTCCCGATGAAACACCCGCAGATCT from Natrinema sp. HArc-T2 includes the following:
- a CDS encoding twin-arginine translocation signal domain-containing protein, which gives rise to MRKDAKQEDEKRIDINRRDVMKAAGGAVVAGGTLGAVSGTAVAQTSCLTDCQTINIETFNSANYRTYNLDCGGSFTVNDAGKGCISISTGSNTCMKRVRLKGGQEEVTFTCPEVNTQSEFCLPVREQGGRPDISNATFEACCLSSTFVNSFDLSCSGVSFSACACPGSTASLTVADATGTLVNQTYTADCEGVVSGSESFDATGATTATLTLRGEAFTEGPINCGDGGDGGGDGKPGEIGENVEVNVDASGGSAAESTASAENDVTVNQAANQRNDGRQATTTEAKATETTSTAGSRTLKDYLNGLLFD
- the larC gene encoding nickel pincer cofactor biosynthesis protein LarC; translation: MRVLAFDGRMGASGDMILAALLDAGADPAVLESVTDALEVEYEIDTVDKSGIAATSVDVLLADDDLHDGHDHEEADHDHEEADHDHEEADHDHEEADHDHEEADHDHAHGDSSHDHGDDDSHEHDHGHSHDHSHDHDHSHDGVHAEGHGPHRSYREVCEIVTEMDLEPAIERDALAIFELLGEAEAGVHGEDLESIHFHEVGADDAIADVVGAAALVHDLEPDRIVTTPISTGDGTVSMSHGEYPIPAPAVVEIAERSDWSLRGGPVDAELLTPTGAAILGHIADGIETLPTLSLEESGYGAGGYDLDPHPNVLRVLVGTGEDRGGLVKDDIAVLETNLDDATPEVLGGLQETLADAGARDVSIMPATMKKSRPGHLVKVICKPEDRKRVARALAEETGTLGVRDAGATHRWIANREFETVTLELDGNEYDVTVKIASDSAGEMYDVSAEYDDAKEVARESGLTVREVIRQAETAIYRG